The genomic DNA ATGGTAAAGTGCGTGATGAATCGCAGTGGCCAACTGTACCACCACCAAATCGCTCGGTACCACGTTTCTGACGAGATTTTCCATAGCGTCATGTCGTCATACTCGCCCGGGTCTTCAACAACATGACGAGCGGGAACTGAAACAGAGTGTAACGAGACAATGCTTTAGATCAGCACTAGcaaccgcaaaggaccggtaTGTAACACTTACTTTGCAATTCACCCATCTTCATCTTAGTCTCAGCCATTTGCTCGGACAGTATTGAAGCCGTCGATGCTCGGAACGCTGGTTTCTCGAGCGTTTTTCGTGCAAGATTTGGAATGGTACCAATTTCCTGCTGTGCCTGCGCTTCCGCTGCGATCCGTTCGTCCTCCTCGATGTTACGAATGACTCGCGCACACAGATTCCACTTTACCTCGATGTATTTTTTCGCAATCTTCATGAGCCGCTTGTTTTGAAACATCAGCACGAAGTAGACGAAAAACAGGATAAAGAACACCATCGCCTCGTACCAGTAGATTCGGCCGTCCCATGCAAACCCAACCAGTAGTGCGACGTGTGCAGAGAATACGATCGAGTCGCGTGTTAGCGGCCACCAGTCCAGTTGAACAGGCTGTTGATTTTGGAAAAGACAACAGTATTAATAACAACGATGAAATGTAATAGACCTCCTGTAATGCTTACCGCTTTCGTTGCCAACCCAGCTAATCCTGCCACGCCGAGTGTGTTGAACAGCAGTGACCCCATAACCGTTCCGAGGCCCATGTCGGAGTCTGCAATGAACGTGCTGATGGTATTGGTGAAAAACTCTGGCATGGTGGAAGCGACGGCCATGAAGGTAGCGGCTGCAACATCCTAAAGGAAAGGTGAAAGGAGATCTTTAGACACACAAGTACTTTGTAATTTTCTCCAAAACGTCAGAAATGCCTGCACAACGTATTGCTATCAGACTTGGCGCGTACATGAAGCTCCACTGCAGTAATCGAGCCGGATCAAGTTCGCACACCGCAGTGTGATACTAGAAATGATTGATAGGGCACGTGCTCTCAATGCCCTAGGGGGGAAGGTGTGACCAAACACGGTGTATACATGAATCGAGCAGGGTCTAGTAAATCAATTGCGCTAATCGTTACTCAGTCAGATGATGATAAAGCGATCGCGATTAAGAGAGGTGTCAAGTGGATTCGATTGGATTGTACAGTGCGATGAAAGATTTATGTGAACCATTGTTGAGAGCAATTTGATTTATATTGAACCGTTTGCAGATTCATAATACTCTACTTGTTACGGTACGTGGGATAAATCCGATTTTATGATACGGCTCAGTAGATCGCATTACTTTACTGTTCTGTTCTGTCAAAGGTTGAAttgttttgggggaaaaaggaCATTACTGTGAGGTACAACCACCGTGCGCTAAATTTTTATCATCCATTATCTATCTTATCAATAATCACAATCACGGAGGTACAGTAAAAATGTGTCTATAAATGTGGTGCTTTGTCTAATATTCGCCGAAAAAAGAAGCACAGGTCTGGTAAAGTGTGTCCGGAGTACAAATGGAATTGGACttggtaatttaattttcaatgtCTCTCTTCTACGCCTTGCTACCTTCCAGTTACCGCAATGCCATCCCCGATGTAATTAGTAAAGCTGGTGGatcttaattttgtttaaacttATCATCACGCCCTGTCATATCTAGCGCGTAGCGTAATCACATGGGCGAAGGATTAGTTATCGGTGCCTTAGTTGCTGCAGTTCATCCCGGCTGGATATCTAAGCGGTGGTTTTTTATGAACGGTGTTTCATCCGTTTGCTTTTACTGACATACCCCCCACAGCCAACGAGTCGTAATGAGTAATTTAGGCAAACTGCGcatctcttttttgtttactttttggtGGTAGAGGCGGTAGAACATTGAACCAACTACTCGTTTGCATTTACCTGTGTGAGGTTAAGATCCTCGCAGATGCACTCTACCGAAGGCAAAAAATACTCGCTGCAGATGTACGCCACCATCGTGAAGAAGTAGATGGCACCGACGAAGTGGAGTACGATAGCACCCTGCATCCGTTGTTCCTCTGTTGAAGATAGTTTGAACATACATTGCGCACAGCTCCATTACTATTCTTTGTTCGTTAGTACGTTTGCAAAAATGTGAATGCGACTTACGTGTGAATATATCATCGGGCAAATCGTCCATCGAGGAGCCACCTTCGCAGAACATTTCAACCTTTTTACCATCGGGCAATACATCGTAGTTGATCCTTCGCCAAGGATACCAGTGCCATGTGAGCGTCTCCAGCTGTATCCTTTCGTCCAGCGTCAGGTGTATTGGCACGGCGACGCTAGTGTTGTCCGGGAGCGAAAAGTATTGCAGCTCCGTCGTTGTATCTACCGAAGGATCCGTTGAAATATCTACAAGCAAATGCATGAGTCGTTCGTTTAGCTTCAACATAAGCTCGCAAAGTTGGCATTTATATTTAATATTAGTGGCTTAATTATCAAGATCAAAGGTACTGATATTTAAggattgaattattttaagaaaTCCATTGATAATATAAATTAACAGCTAAATTAATGTCTACCGTATTAATGTCGATTAATGTAACCTTGATGGGATTAGGTTGATGAGCTATAGGAACATCTTTTAGACTAATAACATTATTCATCAAGGTTTTACTAGCCTTTACGATCTTTTCGATCAAAATAAGattctatttttaatttttatgatgttttgctttcacATTTGTTTTGGTAGAATGAAACAATGTGCGGAGTTTgagataaaattatttttatgtaacCTTTATCCAAAACTGCATGTTCTCACAAAAATATTTCACTTTGTGCTCTAAGCCTAAAATTATGTCCTAATTATGTCCTATTGTGTCCTAAAGTTTTACTAATTTGTGTAGGACACTATAGTTGTCTATTTTCCTGAGTTGTCTATTTTCGaaacaaaatgtttaaaaagcCATAAATATATTGTTAGACACTTTCATACGATTTTCATAACATACTTACCTAAATGAGTGACATCGTATGTGTTGCTATCGATCACTACCATGGACATAGCCATCGGAATTAAAAGCACAATTGTGCTTACCGTCCGTAGACGGCTTAGAATAGGTGTCATTCTGATAAGTACGCACTAGTTCACGAATGTGTtagtaactttttttttcgatctctCGCCACTCGAAACACTAACGCACACTGTGCACGGATGAGCTACGATACACTTTGGGATAAAAGTGTGATCTAACTCTCATGTAACTGCCTCCGCACTGCACGTCGACACTTTACACAAGTACACTGTTTCGGTTGCACACATCCACTTAAGTTTACCGATCAACGATATATCCAGGATATTTTTCTGTACTCTCTTTTTGTTACACTTTCTGGCACTGTACTGGTAAGAGTGCACCGTAGCGATCACCGCTGAAGCTATCCTCACGTCACGGTAAACAGAACCACAACAGAACGGCTGAACGGTGTACAGCAATATTCACTTGCGGTGGATATTACTAAGCGCAAAGATTCTTAGTTGTGCAACCTCTCTAAAAGGACAGTACTGGCTGCCAAACGGTCGCTTGCTGCAGCTTCCTTGCGGTCGTAGCAACTCGTCCGCATGAGTCGCTGCCCAGTGCGTTTCTGAGCCGTGTCTGTGAGACGATGGTCGATTTTTGGCAACTCCGCTCGACCAGTCTCTACTATCCCACACGTTGATAGCGGTCAATGTGTGCGTCTTTATCAAACGTACTTAAGGCCGGTTTTGATTTCGGTAGCAAATTCTAATATCTGatggtcgtgtgtgtgtgcgctggtTTTACGATCGCTCACAACATATAGATTACGAGATACTGCAAATGTCGCATTTTTTTAAACGGTACGCACTATCTGCCACCATGTGGTAGTTTTGATAAGCCTCGTTCACCTATCAGATACCGATCAAGATTGGGGTGtgcgttaatccattcatggaTTTGATCCGCTCCATTTGCCAGTGACTTGTGAGTTTCTAATTGCTGTCATTTTGTATTTCATTATCATCGAGTGAACGGGTTTTGGCTGTGCACGTACGTCAAGATGATGGTAAGAAATTGTGAACCTGTAAACAAACAAGATTCGTTCGCACATGACGTAATAGTACGCTTTTAACgttttatttaaaagtttTAGTTCGGTTTTCTGTTCAAAATTAACGTCTTTTTATCATGTCTGTCTCTGGTCTACCGTCTCACAATAGTGGATTAAGCCCCTTGGAGGACCTAAGCGGTATGAAGATGGGGGCCATATCAAATCTGATgaccaggggggggggggggagattcTTTGTGAATTCAGGCTCTTTGGGTGGGCTTGAAGTACCCCGTCTAAAATCGTCTAAACCAAAGAATAACTGAAGTTCAGTTATACTTAAAGATTGTGCCAGCTTGACGTTGCACAACATGAAGTAATTTTGGTTCGTCATGGCAGTAATGGGAGGTGTTACAATGAAGGACTGAGATCCCATATGCCACACCAATGGTCAAGCTCTACAGCTGTATTCAACGAAATCAGTGGGCTAATCATGCTTAAGTACCTCAGACCACTAAATCCATAAAGATCTGAACAAGGCTACAATAAGGTTCCGTGATATGTACAAACGATAACGTTCATAACGTACACACTGAAACCTTTGATCCGCACACTGTTCATTGCAATTACCCTCACGGTGTTGCCCTATGCACCAGTTACTCATGAAATAATCCATTTcggcacaaacaaaacaaaacaaaaactggctCCTCACGACCTACGACCAGTAATTTTCGGTTAGCAGAAAAATCTTACATAAAGTCATAAATTGATAAAGCCCGTTCAGTTCCCACCGCTTGTCAGGAAAGCTCAAATTTTCTGCTCTAGTGAAGCTCCCACTGGACGACAGGCTTATTTTATATCGTTTTGATTTACAACCCTCGTTGGGTACGAGGTCGTAAAAATCACGGCCCTTTCATGTGGCGATATGACCGCGGATGTTTTAGTTTGCAAACCATGGTGCCATATTTATTTTGCCAGGGGTTAATATCGCCACTCGTGCTACAAATTGTGGCAAGCAGATAAACAtctcaaatattttattacaccCCACTTCCTCCTGTATGATAAGACGTGGCTTAGCCGAAGCTTTAGGTggattttaataataaaacagtTTCTTTCAAACTATATTGCAGTGAAAGCATGTTTGCTACAGTTCTTCATTCATCAGTAAAGAGTGAGTGTTAGCATTTGATACACACACGCCTGCAAAGACTAATCCCATTCGGTGTTTAATTTACAAAACGGTGTCGCAATGAGCGAGTACCATTGATGCACACCTACCGTGTCGATATGTTTGTGACGCACTTGTtaatgttgtttgttgttcgtTTTTCACCAACCTCCTGGATGTACTGTCCTTCCCCATTATCATCGCCTCATACGGCGTACGGGTACCGTGCGACCCAAGCTTAGTCATCGAGAGCACCATTCTCCTGTGACAGTCAAAATTTCGCATCCTTATCTTTTTGCTTCAATTAAATTGTTCCTTACTACCGTTACCGCAAATGActgtaaaaaaagtaaatcaacACCATTATCCGATGGGAAAATAATTGATTTATCTATTGCTGATGCGGAAACAGGGCTGAAACGATCACAGCTGCTGCCCGGGTGGGTTGATTGAACACGGTTGAACTGTCCTGGCTAGACAGCCCTCCGTGCAATTCGCACTTCAATTCCAGATCCTGCGTCATCTGGCGGGCCGGAAAACGAACCTATGACGCAAATAACGATAGGTGTGGAACAGATTTTCTTCCGGATACGATTGACGTCTATGTTAGGTTTTGAATCTTTGTGAGTTGAAACATTTGTATCGTGTCATTAGCCACAATTACTAGCAATAATCAAGTTTTATAGTTAACGTTTTTTGGTAAGTTATTGTGACATGAGGGAGACTACGGTCTTTACTCGGCCGAGGTTCTAATCCCAACCGATCTCGCCTTCCCGAACGCAGTGCTGACTACCTTgttacggataaaatcaagtcacagagtctaggccagaaatggcatggcagagacctttcgaggttgtagtgccaaggaaggagaTGAAGAAGCCAGACTCACTCTGTCTCTTCATTGGTTTCAGTTGCTTTTCACAGTCTTACATGACTAACGATATTTTCGCTTTTCTCAGAAATTAGGAGATGTTGAAAAGCTACGGCATTACAGGCAGGCCATCTTAGCTATGAATAGTAATCAAAAAGTGTATCACCATCTCTCAGTTTTTTGATAGTACAACGGATATGCAAACTTACTTCCTTAACCATTTGAGCAGCTATAGCCCAGCTATAGTTCAAGTTAACTGTCTTTAAACATATCACAAAAGACGATGAATATTTCGGAACATCTCTTGTACTCCGGATCATCTCATTAAAAATCCTTTCAAATAGTCCTTTCATGAAtacaaaaattgtttttatatGGTTGTATTTATTTAGTTAAATAGACAAATACATATTTTTCGAACATGCCCAAACAAGTCACAGCTGATAGCTTTATCAACAATTAAACTATGCTTTACATCGTAGTTTCAATCATCTTCCGTACGCCCTAACTATCTAGAAAATAGTATTTGACCCTACTCTAGTCATGCTCGAGGAAAACCAACGCACTGTTAATCGATTGTCCCTTCGCAGCATCGTCGTCTGAATATCAGTGGGGACAAGTGGGTAGATTCACTGGGAAGAACACATTCAGCTCAATCAGGCTCGATACCGTGAGAAAGCCGATGTACATCGAAAGGCAGGTTAAACCCACCTTCCAATCAAGTTTGAAGCGATTGCACCAAAACGCCGTGTACAGCCCGCACAGTGTCGACAGTAACGAGATGGCGGAGTAGGTTAGTCCGGAAGAGTTGAGCGCAACCCACCGCTCTCCGGGGACGGCCGGAAAAGCTAGTGCTTTAATTAGCCAAGGCAGCCCCAGGCACAGCAGAATGTCAAACGTGTTCGATCCGATCGAATTGCTGATGCCCATCTCACCGTGACCCTGGTTCGTCACGATAATGCTGGACACTGCTTCCGGCACGCTGGTTCCCGCCGCCAAAAACGTTAGCCCCATTACCGAGTCCGGTATGTCGATCGTGTCACCTTGAAAATAGCGAAAGAAGGGATGATTATCTTTGAGAAAGTGGTTGGCCAGCGGAAAACAGAGGCTTAAACAGTGCGCGAACCCTCCACCTCCCTATTCGGCCAGTTGTGACCAGAGCTTACCGACGACGGTGATGAGAAAGGCGACAAAATAGGACGTGATGCCAATCCAGAAGATGCACGCGAAGAATGTGACCAACCGTAACCGGGGATAGCGTCGACAGTCCGGGATGGTTGCCCACAGGATGAAGGTGATCGGCCAGCGGCACACAAACGCTATAAGACTATCGTCCCGATGGTTCCAGGGTGAGGTGGCCAGCTCTGGAGGGCGCGAAAACATCGAAAGTAACAGGCGAACTTTTAATCGAGAGAGGTCTTGAGGTAAAGTTTGGCTTTGCACTATCCTCGCCACTTACCGTACTCCTCGAAGCTATCGTCGCTAGCATCGCTGTCACAGGCATGTTGGCCGTTGGTACCGTTCTTGGTGCCGGCAGCAGATGTTGACTTGCCGTTGGCTCCGTTGGAAAGGAGCGGCGAAATTTCCGTTACCTCCGTGTACGGACGAATGTACGATTTTCGGCGGAAGGTTTTCGACATAAAGCGATTGATCGTATCGTTGCAGTACATTGCTACAAGGTAAAGagttgaaagattttttttaagataAACGATCAATATGGATTAAAGTGTACTTAAATAGGGCCAGATCAATATGTTATCATACAATAAACTATGCTActagaataaaatatttagatCTATAGGATCGAGAAGCTAAAGATAGGAAATACAGCTTATCTCTTTTCACACTAGGACATCACAGCTAGGACTAGGACCCAAAAATAGATCGCATCTTTGATCGagaaattcaaaaataataatcagtAACTATATATAGGTATTCAACGGCATTACTTCACGATGTCTACCTCAATTCTATAACCGATCGTACGTCAGCGATTATTCAATATTTACATGCGATAGTGTTCAGGCGTGACATTTCAATCATGACGCACGTGGTAAAATTTGGATGCAACTTGAAGTAATCCATCACCAAAATTTTATGACACTGGCACACGACAAAACGCTCCGCCGTCACTCAACTGCCTAGCTCGCTGACAAAACAATGAGATAATTAAATTCTCATCTCCACTCTCATCTTCACCAACCGCAAACGAAGACGTAGTGTGGAAGAGGATGCTTATCAAAACGACTCCGGCGGCGCTGCCGAAAAAGAGCGAGATACCGATAGCCCTATGTCAAGTTCAGTGCCATTTCAACTCTCTCGGAGTGACCGAACCGTAAGTGACGAAAGATTAAGATATATTTATCCTAGGTCCAACTCCATCCATCTTCGTCG from Anopheles stephensi strain Indian chromosome 2, UCI_ANSTEP_V1.0, whole genome shotgun sequence includes the following:
- the LOC118508561 gene encoding sodium/potassium/calcium exchanger 3-like is translated as MTPILSRLRTVSTIVLLIPMAMSMVVIDSNTYDVTHLDISTDPSVDTTTELQYFSLPDNTSVAVPIHLTLDERIQLETLTWHWYPWRRINYDVLPDGKKVEMFCEGGSSMDDLPDDIFTQEQRMQGAIVLHFVGAIYFFTMVAYICSEYFLPSVECICEDLNLTQDVAAATFMAVASTMPEFFTNTISTFIADSDMGLGTVMGSLLFNTLGVAGLAGLATKAPVQLDWWPLTRDSIVFSAHVALLVGFAWDGRIYWYEAMVFFILFFVYFVLMFQNKRLMKIAKKYIEVKWNLCARVIRNIEEDERIAAEAQAQQEIGTIPNLARKTLEKPAFRASTASILSEQMAETKMKMGELQIPARHVVEDPGEYDDMTLWKISSETWYRAIWWWYSWPLRFITHFTIPLPATMRRWYPLTFIMCIVYLAGCAFMIFWLLSIIGYTFDIPESVMGLTFLAFGGCMPEAVSAVLVIRSGSGAMGVSNAMGANSLAILFSLGLPWFIRTLADGGSSNNSYIVIASYGLQYSIIALLGAIAWLYVVIYIAVYKLRKRVGMVLFVGYGIIVAFMILNELDIIIPSGEEC
- the LOC118508562 gene encoding sodium/potassium/calcium exchanger 3-like, with translation MVKPGTKTLNETSFCGIRNRRVRVAFVLRVLFVLCLGSLHVLNLALNPTASKASENGFRSVATGAYGSRRLLTIPQSDVELLDLLNGTLPPELSTNVPSVDGITNVTDAPEENERNCTPAAIFEFPSDGFTREDRRHGWILVHVVIACYCFWLLAIVCDDYFVPAIELMCKKLQVKEDVAGATFMAAASSSPELFINCVGTFVTKGDLGVGAVVGSAVFNILAVPAVCGLLGGQVVQLRWWPVTRDSMMYGMAVIGLIAVLYDGRVMWYEATVLVSAYVLYITAMYCNDTINRFMSKTFRRKSYIRPYTEVTEISPLLSNGANGKSTSAAGTKNGTNGQHACDSDASDDSFEEYELATSPWNHRDDSLIAFVCRWPITFILWATIPDCRRYPRLRLVTFFACIFWIGITSYFVAFLITVVGDTIDIPDSVMGLTFLAAGTSVPEAVSSIIVTNQGHGEMGISNSIGSNTFDILLCLGLPWLIKALAFPAVPGERWVALNSSGLTYSAISLLSTLCGLYTAFWCNRFKLDWKVGLTCLSMYIGFLTVSSLIELNVFFPVNLPTCPH